In Desulfosediminicola ganghwensis, a single window of DNA contains:
- a CDS encoding DEAD/DEAH box helicase, with translation MTDLSPELLELIHAKGERLAGDKMARSIARLYSHQTRYQESSVGLLSWKAGEAKQRLQDAEQLLEAGLLLRETDQNQSKRYLRRAAEIYEWLGGVQENPSDVNLYFFAAASYQLAGYSARALGVLSKDQSRGGYSRAIFYFLKGDYKNLQKTVILGVRNLQEAAEQAEDVQLKYGIDLSIDVLRCFGIFCSWLRWGEEDRIERIFDDIARISKAMLYGDDTHSWLLARLIHIIFRDNHEKSLRRSVQVLIGTVNETGQKAFERYVQRSFNSNTTITWPSQLAGIQELSAKNSFALCTPTGSGKTRIAELAILQSLFSTKFTSLSDTSPIVLYLVPSRALAMEVEATIADVFRRVGIADVSVSSMYGGNDWGPSDASTNIENSCVLISTHEKAEALLRFLGSGIVQRICCLIVDEAHTVAFDDNIETLKTSKNRSLHLESLVGRIFSLVDRDKLRVVALSAVASNAKANLAQWVTGEKESAAIATRYRSTRQLVGRLLCNSNGRTKIEYDMLDGQRLVVQGSSEEERPYIVNPFPQHPPTGNAFAASASLEVKMRAHLLWSAMHLAAKKEEGDSFHAVLVSITANPEHYAKSFLDLLSRDWKDVDKPIFFLQPEEGKKKKLYEDCLATCADCFGETSREYKLLTYGVVLHHGKMPSVMSNMLIKLIQKKIINIVVATSTISEGVNLPFETVLLPTLHRYPGTLSVKEFANLIGRAGRPGTSIEGRCLVLFNPSSSSVSHFRSLEAYEECVEELVGSVGELDDSDEDTKYGPLAELIRYIWEQWKLLSKSGEVDLFFEWLETAVFENDAPETENYALLALDSFDEFLLAAICEHENDDMDEDLETHLADLWKQTFSYYSTSFNDVFQECVTVRGKAIVENVYPDPKERRWLYNTSLPPRDGKIILKKLDDIIKLLESAKDYVEWDSEERISFFLALMDEVREIPSFHFEDAGNFTRADVLGWWMKGYGHTLNRQPAVASISRWYKYGSVNFAYLFNWGVGSIVGTLLGDVDSDNGTLQRWENAGYPWAVLWIKDMISWGVLDPVAAWLMNERRVITRDDAIEEAQKYWDEHESNIDDSLLDPRLIRKWFISEKKEKKKIRKKRTGIPIEQIVKIDLLPNDKWRVLPIVVGDKILWNDSACYPLVKSDIPADWEKIAKREFILNVKKRQISVLKK, from the coding sequence ATGACTGATTTATCTCCAGAGCTTCTCGAATTGATTCATGCAAAAGGGGAACGGCTGGCCGGTGATAAGATGGCCAGGTCTATAGCTAGGCTCTATAGCCATCAAACACGATATCAGGAGAGTAGTGTTGGACTACTGTCCTGGAAAGCTGGTGAAGCAAAGCAAAGATTACAAGATGCAGAACAGTTGTTGGAGGCAGGATTACTCTTAAGAGAAACCGACCAGAACCAAAGTAAAAGGTATTTACGCAGAGCTGCTGAAATTTATGAGTGGTTGGGGGGAGTACAGGAAAATCCATCCGACGTAAATCTATACTTTTTTGCAGCTGCTTCATATCAGTTAGCAGGGTACTCGGCTAGAGCGCTTGGAGTTCTGAGTAAGGACCAGAGTAGAGGTGGGTATTCCAGAGCAATTTTTTATTTTTTAAAGGGTGATTATAAGAATCTTCAAAAAACAGTAATACTGGGTGTAAGGAATTTACAAGAGGCAGCAGAGCAGGCAGAAGATGTACAACTGAAATACGGTATTGATCTATCAATTGATGTTTTGAGGTGCTTTGGCATTTTCTGTTCCTGGCTTAGATGGGGTGAAGAAGATCGTATTGAACGGATTTTCGACGATATAGCGAGAATAAGTAAAGCTATGTTGTATGGTGATGATACGCATTCATGGCTGCTTGCAAGACTAATTCATATTATTTTTAGAGATAATCATGAAAAATCACTCAGAAGATCGGTGCAGGTACTGATTGGTACCGTAAATGAAACAGGACAAAAGGCGTTTGAAAGGTATGTCCAGAGATCGTTCAACTCAAATACAACCATAACTTGGCCGTCACAGTTAGCTGGTATTCAAGAGTTGTCAGCCAAAAATTCATTCGCACTATGCACTCCAACTGGATCTGGGAAGACAAGGATCGCCGAACTGGCAATACTTCAAAGTCTCTTTTCAACGAAATTTACTAGTCTTAGCGATACATCACCCATAGTTCTGTATCTCGTCCCTTCTCGCGCTCTTGCAATGGAGGTTGAAGCTACTATTGCCGATGTATTTAGAAGAGTTGGAATCGCTGATGTTTCTGTTTCATCAATGTATGGGGGAAATGATTGGGGCCCTTCTGATGCGTCAACAAATATTGAAAACTCCTGTGTATTGATCTCGACCCATGAAAAGGCTGAGGCATTGTTGAGGTTCTTGGGCTCTGGGATTGTTCAACGAATATGTTGTTTGATCGTTGATGAAGCCCACACCGTTGCGTTTGATGATAATATTGAAACGTTGAAAACGTCGAAAAATCGATCGCTCCACCTTGAGTCACTTGTCGGGAGAATATTTTCGTTAGTTGATCGTGACAAACTGCGTGTAGTTGCCTTATCTGCCGTTGCATCCAATGCAAAAGCAAACCTTGCCCAGTGGGTAACGGGAGAAAAAGAGAGTGCTGCGATTGCCACCCGATACCGTAGTACCCGACAATTAGTTGGTCGATTACTGTGCAACAGTAATGGTCGGACGAAAATCGAGTATGACATGTTGGATGGCCAAAGGCTTGTTGTGCAAGGAAGTTCTGAGGAAGAACGGCCATATATTGTCAATCCATTCCCCCAACATCCCCCTACTGGAAATGCATTTGCAGCGAGTGCAAGTTTAGAGGTGAAGATGCGTGCACACCTGTTGTGGAGTGCTATGCATCTTGCAGCAAAGAAAGAAGAGGGTGATAGCTTTCATGCTGTACTCGTATCAATAACAGCTAATCCTGAGCATTATGCAAAATCGTTTTTAGACTTATTGAGCAGGGACTGGAAAGATGTTGATAAACCAATATTTTTTCTCCAACCAGAAGAAGGGAAAAAGAAAAAATTATACGAAGACTGTTTAGCAACATGTGCAGATTGTTTTGGTGAAACATCCAGGGAGTATAAGCTGTTAACTTATGGAGTGGTATTGCATCATGGCAAAATGCCTTCCGTAATGTCGAATATGCTTATTAAGCTCATTCAAAAAAAGATAATAAATATCGTTGTAGCTACTTCGACTATATCAGAAGGTGTTAATTTACCTTTTGAGACAGTACTCTTGCCAACCCTTCATCGTTATCCTGGTACGCTTTCTGTAAAAGAATTTGCAAATTTAATCGGTCGAGCAGGTAGGCCGGGAACATCTATTGAGGGAAGGTGTTTAGTCCTATTCAACCCGTCATCTAGCAGCGTATCACATTTTCGAAGTTTAGAGGCATATGAAGAGTGTGTTGAAGAACTCGTTGGCTCAGTAGGCGAATTAGATGATTCTGATGAAGATACAAAGTATGGGCCACTTGCAGAGCTGATCAGATATATTTGGGAGCAATGGAAACTGCTAAGTAAATCTGGAGAGGTGGATTTGTTCTTTGAATGGCTCGAAACCGCAGTTTTTGAGAATGATGCTCCAGAAACTGAGAATTATGCCCTGTTGGCTTTAGATTCATTTGATGAGTTTTTACTTGCTGCTATATGCGAGCATGAAAATGATGATATGGATGAGGATCTTGAAACTCATCTTGCAGATTTATGGAAGCAGACTTTTTCATATTACTCAACCTCATTTAATGATGTTTTTCAGGAATGCGTGACCGTCAGAGGTAAGGCCATTGTAGAGAATGTTTATCCTGACCCTAAAGAGCGTAGATGGTTATATAACACATCATTACCCCCTCGAGATGGTAAAATAATTCTTAAAAAGCTTGATGATATTATAAAATTACTAGAATCTGCAAAAGATTATGTTGAATGGGATTCGGAGGAAAGGATCTCTTTCTTTCTTGCTTTAATGGATGAAGTTCGGGAAATACCGTCTTTTCACTTTGAAGACGCAGGGAACTTTACACGTGCTGATGTGCTTGGATGGTGGATGAAAGGGTATGGGCACACTCTTAATAGGCAACCGGCGGTTGCTAGTATCTCTCGTTGGTATAAATATGGCTCTGTAAACTTCGCGTATTTATTCAATTGGGGCGTTGGGTCTATTGTCGGCACTTTACTTGGTGATGTCGATTCAGATAACGGAACCCTACAACGTTGGGAGAATGCTGGTTATCCTTGGGCTGTTTTATGGATTAAAGATATGATTTCCTGGGGGGTGCTTGATCCTGTCGCGGCTTGGTTGATGAACGAAAGAAGAGTAATAACCAGGGATGATGCAATAGAGGAAGCACAGAAATATTGGGATGAACATGAATCGAACATTGATGATTCGCTTCTGGATCCTCGTTTAATTAGGAAGTGGTTTATTTCAGAGAAAAAAGAAAAGAAAAAAATCAGAAAGAAAAGGACAGGTATTCCTATAGAACAGATAGTAAAAATAGATTTGTTGCCTAATGATAAATGGAGAGTTCTGCCGATCGTTGTTGGGGATAAAATCCTATGGAATGATTCAGCTTGCTATCCCCTAGTTAAGTCAGATATCCCGGCAGATTGGGAGAAAATTGCTAAACGGGAATTTATTTTGAATGTTAAGAAACGGCAAATATCTGTTCTCAAGAAGTAA
- a CDS encoding DEAD/DEAH box helicase codes for MIPSVLAQHVEQGVKDFLRTTFPVTTPHFDEVLERLLEEPGNVFKGPYLDIQLPFQQGKGGVGYFPDLPMKYPPYLHQEKAFDRLSGEDPKATIVATGTGSGKTESFLYPILDYCYRHRNEPGIKAILIYPMNALASDQAGRLASLIFNSKAKGHVTAGIYVGQQEKEPTKVMQEERLISDKSTMRLSPPDILLTNYKMLDYLLLRQEDKKLWEHNTPDSLRFLVVDELHTFDGAQGADLGCLIRRLKARLAIEEKYLCCVGTSATLGDGGVLDELLDYSSAVFGEEFTRASVVTEFRRSAGEFLADGLIARSDVIPAARVDMLDPESYESYEEYIRAQHELWLDEEIKGDFAENGWRIKLGEQLKQHLFFHNLIRILKGGVSSYEEIFLQFEKINKEFRDGDRKYQQNLLNSLLALISEARAIVLSYSSDGSTEEQYMPFLNVRLQLWLRELRRMVCEVAEQPVLRFADDLNDEQLNIHLPLVHCRECGSMGWTGLKKQNNTAVMGELKSFYQAFFKHDPKVVFIFPEKNDVREQAPRVGMYYFCPRCLHVTAESRSGGCGHCDHTSLLLVYMPDTRVKRKDKQASVNDCPYCNSRNSLTLLGSRAASLTSVMIVQLFSSTYNDDKKLLTFSDNVQDAAHRAGFFNGRTYRFNFRAALQQFILAGGDGLPLASVPDAFIEYWKKWVDQNQYISTFLAPNMEWFKDYEVLQQTGTLPSGSKLIEDIDLRIGWEINCEYGYQARIGRTLEKTGSSVVHLDQDLLDRVVTRLLPILQNEFGPLRTLKEEMLGRFILGFLVNLKNQGGIFQPSLRSYVVDYGNTYLLNRINWLPNFGRNSRSPSFLTTKSQTRFDTLHSTGKTHRTWYLNWADKSFAELITLVSGGETVSRDIYKPVLDALVEEKILVELESKKDKIWGISTDALKVSLRVSQYRCSECGHNLSVAEEEESYFEDGNCLRFYCPGTYSRLSNGVDYYGKLYATGDVARIFAREHTGLLARDVREQLEIDFKTEEDERKPWYPNLLSCTPTLEMGIDIGSLSSLVLCSVPPRQANYVQRIGRAGRRDGNALNLTVANARPHDLYFFADPKEMLAGHVESPGIFLDASAVLERQVTAFGFDRWVALSDIALVPKTLGKVLGNLDKVDPSKFPHNFIKFIETHQVDLFQQFLALFVGRSQLSDESVERLKRFVEGDSKGESGLRLAIMNGLHARKLERDSLQKKTRTLTKKIKAKKGGPKDMNYEEELRDLEIEKSALQSLVRNIKNRDTFNFFTDEGLLPNYAFPEVGVMLRSLIYRRKSKVQTGESNYETWHYDYERPAVAAIQELAPANTFYAGGRRVTIDQVDMAVSEVEAWRFCNNCAHKEQVGTAEERESCVVCGSPMWSDSGQKRQMLKLRQVFASTADNKSRISDDSDDRDPVFYNKQMLVEFDGKHVLDAFKIDADFPFGFDFISKVDFCEINFGEVSEIGSKDTIAGKEAVRKGFSLCKVCGKLQEKPEEPVHDLSCTARDKTSEKNLIECIYLYRQFTSEAIRILLPVSIIDESERKLQSLIAAIQFGLKLKFKGKIDHLQSTVAEEPLPDSALKRKYLVIYDSVPGGTGYLKQLMRSDSQLMEIFDIALKALRACNCNQVEGKDGCYRCLYVYKNSFYMPETSRDTAIDLLSEILGYREQLVRTKSLSSISFNSFLESELEVRFIGALKLYVKDAEGTFKNDLLNGNKPGYFFSFQDKAYYVEPQVELGSADGVAIASRADFVIRPARSGQGGKPIAVFLDGFAYHRDRVGQDMAQRMAIVQSGKFHAWSLTWYDVENKFESKGAYWQKMLEISSLPMGSKYDVLLQSFGVTGFKGLEQLNSFELLFKFLENPDSDLWAKYGFTLATLFSDHARFNKPGALEEWTTELETRFPYTISDVVKESECPCLYGHREYETDVDGKKIMSLLMVAEQAAIKPPQNMNGVRLGCWLDDSEKIRTDEEFRSFWNGYLALYNIFQFLGYSYFVTREGVADSVYGELKLAVSASFTERTSELSAADDPEWSEVKELTDDSLHELLNLLRGAGWPIPVVGYELEGEDGEIMASAELAWEDASIAFLEESELEFQPNFTKKGWGTYSIVEVLENPEKHSNLYTDKKD; via the coding sequence ATGATCCCTTCAGTACTGGCCCAACATGTTGAGCAGGGGGTAAAGGATTTTCTGCGCACCACCTTTCCTGTAACGACTCCGCATTTCGATGAAGTACTTGAGCGTTTGCTCGAAGAGCCAGGAAACGTGTTTAAAGGGCCGTATCTGGATATACAGCTGCCTTTTCAGCAGGGTAAGGGCGGTGTTGGGTATTTCCCTGACCTGCCAATGAAATATCCTCCGTATCTCCATCAGGAAAAGGCGTTTGATCGGTTGTCCGGAGAAGATCCCAAGGCCACTATTGTTGCTACAGGTACAGGTTCAGGTAAGACCGAGAGTTTCCTTTATCCTATTCTCGATTACTGCTACAGGCATCGTAATGAGCCGGGTATCAAGGCCATTCTCATATATCCGATGAATGCGCTGGCATCAGATCAGGCGGGACGACTGGCGAGTCTTATTTTTAACAGTAAGGCGAAAGGGCATGTTACCGCCGGTATCTATGTTGGACAGCAGGAGAAAGAGCCTACCAAAGTGATGCAGGAGGAGAGGCTGATTTCAGATAAGAGTACAATGCGTCTCTCTCCACCGGATATTCTGCTTACAAACTATAAAATGCTCGATTACCTGCTGCTCCGGCAGGAAGATAAAAAACTCTGGGAACATAATACACCTGACAGTCTCAGGTTTTTGGTTGTCGATGAACTCCATACCTTTGACGGGGCGCAAGGCGCTGACCTGGGTTGTCTGATACGTCGTTTGAAAGCAAGGCTTGCGATAGAAGAAAAATACTTATGCTGTGTGGGCACCTCTGCTACTTTAGGTGATGGCGGCGTGCTGGATGAACTGCTTGACTACAGTTCCGCTGTATTTGGTGAGGAGTTTACGAGAGCCTCTGTAGTAACTGAATTCAGGCGATCTGCCGGTGAGTTTTTGGCCGATGGTTTGATAGCTCGTTCGGATGTTATACCTGCAGCACGGGTGGACATGCTAGATCCTGAATCGTATGAATCCTATGAAGAATATATCAGGGCCCAGCATGAGCTGTGGCTCGATGAGGAGATTAAAGGCGACTTTGCAGAAAATGGTTGGCGGATCAAGCTAGGCGAGCAGCTAAAGCAACACCTATTTTTTCACAACCTTATCAGGATCCTTAAAGGCGGTGTAAGCAGCTACGAAGAGATTTTCCTGCAGTTTGAAAAGATTAATAAAGAATTTCGGGATGGGGACAGAAAATATCAGCAGAATTTGCTGAACAGTTTGCTGGCTCTCATCTCTGAAGCCCGGGCAATCGTATTGAGCTATTCTTCTGATGGTAGTACAGAGGAACAGTACATGCCTTTTTTGAATGTGCGTCTTCAGCTTTGGCTCAGGGAATTGCGACGCATGGTATGCGAAGTTGCAGAGCAGCCTGTTCTGCGTTTTGCCGATGACCTCAATGATGAACAATTAAATATCCATCTACCGCTGGTTCATTGCCGTGAATGCGGCAGTATGGGGTGGACCGGGCTGAAGAAACAGAATAACACGGCAGTGATGGGGGAACTGAAGAGTTTCTATCAGGCCTTTTTTAAGCATGACCCAAAAGTTGTATTTATTTTTCCAGAGAAAAATGATGTTCGGGAGCAGGCTCCGCGGGTTGGCATGTATTATTTCTGCCCGAGATGTCTTCATGTAACTGCAGAATCACGCTCCGGTGGTTGCGGCCATTGTGATCATACGTCGTTGCTGCTGGTCTATATGCCGGATACGAGAGTAAAAAGGAAAGATAAACAAGCAAGTGTCAATGACTGCCCATATTGCAACAGTCGAAACAGCCTAACTTTGCTTGGTTCTCGTGCAGCCAGCCTGACCAGTGTAATGATTGTGCAGCTTTTTTCATCGACGTACAACGATGACAAGAAGCTATTGACCTTTTCCGATAATGTACAGGATGCAGCACATCGGGCTGGATTCTTTAACGGCAGGACATATCGATTTAACTTCAGGGCTGCCCTTCAGCAGTTTATTTTGGCCGGAGGGGATGGCCTCCCGTTAGCATCTGTCCCTGATGCTTTCATAGAATACTGGAAAAAGTGGGTTGATCAAAACCAGTATATATCCACTTTTCTTGCCCCGAATATGGAGTGGTTTAAAGATTATGAAGTGCTGCAGCAAACCGGGACATTGCCTAGCGGATCAAAACTGATTGAGGATATAGATCTCAGAATCGGTTGGGAGATCAACTGTGAGTATGGCTACCAGGCCAGGATTGGTCGAACATTGGAAAAAACTGGTTCTTCAGTCGTCCACCTTGATCAGGATTTGCTGGATAGGGTTGTTACGCGCCTGCTACCAATTCTACAAAACGAATTTGGGCCACTACGCACATTGAAAGAGGAAATGCTTGGGCGGTTTATTCTGGGCTTTCTTGTGAACTTAAAGAACCAGGGTGGCATTTTTCAGCCTTCTCTCAGGTCGTATGTGGTTGATTACGGTAATACCTACCTCTTGAACAGAATAAACTGGCTACCGAATTTCGGGAGAAATTCACGATCCCCATCTTTTCTTACCACAAAGTCACAAACTCGATTTGACACACTCCACAGCACCGGGAAAACGCACAGGACATGGTACCTGAACTGGGCGGATAAATCTTTTGCAGAATTAATTACCCTTGTGTCAGGAGGCGAAACTGTCTCCAGAGACATTTATAAACCGGTACTGGATGCACTGGTTGAGGAGAAAATTCTAGTAGAGCTTGAGTCCAAAAAGGACAAAATTTGGGGAATCTCAACAGATGCGCTAAAGGTTTCTCTGCGTGTGAGCCAATATCGGTGCAGTGAGTGCGGGCACAATCTCTCAGTTGCTGAAGAAGAGGAATCGTATTTTGAAGATGGTAATTGTCTGCGTTTTTATTGCCCTGGTACATACAGCAGACTTTCAAATGGCGTTGATTATTATGGCAAACTCTATGCAACTGGAGATGTTGCCAGGATCTTTGCCCGGGAGCATACCGGACTTTTGGCAAGAGATGTCCGAGAACAGTTGGAAATAGATTTCAAAACTGAAGAAGACGAGCGGAAGCCCTGGTATCCTAATCTGCTTTCTTGCACCCCGACCCTGGAGATGGGTATTGATATCGGTAGCCTTTCATCACTTGTGCTCTGTTCGGTACCTCCACGGCAGGCAAATTATGTGCAGCGTATTGGCCGGGCAGGTCGACGCGATGGTAATGCCCTGAATCTTACGGTCGCCAATGCTCGGCCTCATGATCTGTATTTCTTTGCCGATCCGAAAGAGATGCTGGCCGGACATGTTGAATCGCCGGGCATCTTTCTTGATGCATCTGCTGTGCTTGAGCGACAGGTCACAGCTTTTGGTTTTGACCGGTGGGTTGCTCTTTCGGATATCGCTCTTGTTCCTAAAACTTTGGGCAAGGTCCTGGGTAATCTGGACAAAGTGGACCCCAGTAAGTTCCCCCATAATTTCATAAAGTTTATAGAAACACATCAGGTTGATCTTTTTCAGCAATTCCTGGCCCTGTTTGTTGGTAGGTCACAATTAAGCGATGAGTCTGTAGAAAGGCTGAAACGTTTTGTTGAGGGAGACAGTAAAGGGGAAAGCGGACTTCGCCTTGCGATTATGAATGGTTTGCATGCCAGAAAACTGGAACGGGACTCGCTGCAAAAAAAGACCCGTACGCTTACCAAAAAGATCAAGGCGAAAAAGGGTGGTCCAAAGGATATGAACTATGAGGAGGAACTTCGGGATCTCGAGATAGAAAAATCGGCTCTTCAGTCTCTTGTAAGAAATATCAAGAACCGGGACACCTTTAATTTTTTTACCGATGAGGGATTGTTGCCGAACTATGCTTTTCCTGAGGTCGGCGTCATGTTGCGTTCATTAATCTACCGGAGAAAAAGTAAGGTTCAGACTGGTGAGAGTAATTACGAGACCTGGCATTATGACTACGAGCGTCCGGCAGTGGCAGCCATTCAGGAACTGGCCCCGGCAAACACCTTTTACGCAGGAGGACGGCGTGTAACGATCGATCAGGTTGACATGGCTGTATCAGAAGTGGAAGCCTGGAGATTCTGTAATAACTGTGCGCATAAAGAACAGGTTGGTACTGCAGAAGAAAGGGAGAGTTGCGTTGTCTGTGGAAGCCCGATGTGGTCCGACAGTGGTCAGAAAAGGCAGATGTTGAAGTTGAGGCAAGTGTTTGCCTCGACAGCGGATAACAAGAGCCGGATCAGTGATGACAGCGATGATCGTGATCCGGTCTTTTATAACAAGCAGATGTTGGTGGAGTTTGACGGTAAACATGTGCTTGATGCGTTTAAGATTGATGCGGATTTTCCTTTTGGTTTTGATTTCATTTCAAAGGTTGATTTTTGTGAAATCAACTTTGGTGAAGTGAGCGAGATTGGCAGCAAAGACACCATTGCAGGTAAAGAAGCAGTTCGCAAAGGTTTCTCTCTGTGCAAGGTGTGTGGAAAGTTGCAGGAGAAGCCGGAAGAGCCCGTGCATGATTTATCCTGTACTGCTCGTGACAAGACTTCTGAGAAGAACCTGATAGAGTGCATATATCTTTACAGGCAATTTACCTCTGAGGCGATCAGGATACTGCTGCCAGTTTCTATAATTGATGAATCTGAGCGTAAGCTGCAATCACTTATTGCTGCAATTCAATTTGGTTTAAAGCTCAAGTTTAAAGGGAAGATCGATCATCTGCAGTCGACGGTGGCAGAGGAACCTTTGCCTGATTCGGCCTTGAAACGAAAATACCTTGTTATATACGACAGCGTACCTGGTGGTACAGGGTACCTGAAGCAGTTGATGCGCTCAGATTCACAGCTGATGGAAATTTTCGATATTGCTTTAAAGGCGTTACGTGCGTGTAACTGTAACCAGGTTGAAGGTAAGGATGGCTGTTATCGTTGTCTCTATGTGTATAAAAACAGCTTTTATATGCCTGAGACTTCAAGAGATACGGCGATTGACCTTCTCTCTGAAATATTGGGCTATCGTGAGCAGCTCGTTCGAACAAAGAGCCTTTCATCAATTTCCTTCAATTCGTTCCTGGAATCTGAGCTTGAAGTCAGGTTCATAGGGGCATTAAAACTCTATGTAAAGGATGCTGAAGGGACCTTTAAAAATGATTTGTTGAATGGCAATAAACCAGGCTATTTCTTTAGTTTTCAAGATAAGGCCTATTATGTAGAGCCTCAGGTTGAGTTAGGCTCTGCGGATGGTGTGGCCATAGCATCAAGGGCAGATTTTGTCATTCGGCCTGCACGATCTGGGCAGGGAGGAAAGCCGATAGCTGTTTTCCTTGATGGATTTGCTTATCATCGCGACAGAGTCGGCCAGGATATGGCGCAACGAATGGCCATAGTTCAGAGTGGTAAATTTCATGCATGGTCCCTGACATGGTACGACGTTGAAAACAAGTTTGAATCAAAGGGTGCCTACTGGCAGAAGATGTTGGAAATCAGTTCATTGCCCATGGGCAGCAAGTATGATGTGCTGTTGCAAAGTTTTGGTGTCACTGGCTTTAAAGGGTTGGAGCAGCTTAACAGTTTTGAATTGTTATTTAAATTTTTAGAGAACCCGGATAGCGACCTCTGGGCGAAGTATGGGTTTACCCTGGCTACTCTTTTTAGTGATCATGCAAGATTCAATAAGCCTGGCGCTTTGGAGGAGTGGACGACGGAACTTGAGACTCGTTTCCCATATACGATTTCTGACGTTGTCAAAGAAAGTGAATGCCCATGTCTTTATGGTCATCGTGAATATGAGACTGACGTAGACGGCAAGAAGATAATGAGCCTGTTGATGGTTGCAGAGCAGGCAGCTATCAAACCACCGCAAAATATGAATGGTGTTCGTCTGGGGTGTTGGCTGGATGATAGTGAGAAGATAAGGACAGATGAAGAGTTTCGTTCTTTCTGGAATGGGTATTTAGCTCTTTATAACATATTTCAATTTCTTGGTTATTCCTATTTCGTGACCCGGGAGGGTGTTGCGGATTCGGTGTATGGTGAATTGAAATTGGCTGTATCTGCCTCATTTACTGAAAGGACTTCAGAACTGTCCGCTGCAGATGATCCCGAATGGAGCGAAGTAAAGGAGCTGACGGATGATTCACTGCATGAACTACTTAACCTGTTGAGGGGCGCTGGTTGGCCAATACCGGTCGTGGGATATGAGTTGGAAGGCGAAGATGGAGAAATTATGGCCTCTGCCGAGCTTGCCTGGGAAGATGCATCAATAGCATTTCTCGAGGAGAGTGAATTGGAGTTTCAACCAAATTTCACCAAGAAAGGGTGGGGCACCTACTCCATAGTTGAGGTGTTGGAGAATCCTGAGAAGCATTCAAATTTATATACGGATAAAAAGGACTAA